Below is a window of Drosophila miranda strain MSH22 chromosome 3, D.miranda_PacBio2.1, whole genome shotgun sequence DNA.
TTATTTTTGGCAGTGAAAACAATTGTCACCGAATGGCAGCGAGGCGTGAAAATCACACGGAAAGttggaaaaataaacagagagagagagagtccgTTCCGTTTGATGATAGTCCATGGTTCTGTAAGATAGTTTCGTCCATCCGGGGCATGCTAGAGGAGAGTGGAAAGGCGGGTGGACAGAAGACAGAAGAGTcaagtcatcatcatcgtcctAGAGTGGAACTTAAAGCTCTGCTCCGTGCACATTTACAGTTATGAGTGCTTAAAGGGAAGACCCTCGCCCCATTCCACACTTaacatttaattaaaaattttgtAATTACCGACGGGAAAAGCAAAGAGTAGGGGGGGGAAGACAAGCAGGAGTAACGACAGAGTAGGGTTTGACTTTCTTTCCAAGGATGCAGCTTCATCTCCAAGGACATGGCGTTTCCTGATATCTGGCAactctctgtttatttttcaCCAGTTCACACTTCAGTGGGTCCAAAGTGGGCAGGGCGGTGCCTGCGACCCTTCCTAGCTGTTATTGCAATGAACTCTTGGCAGATGGCTTGGTCTCCAGCAGAAGGGAGTCCTGCCATTGCCTTCTGCCTTGGTCTCCATTTCATACTAATTGATAAATGTAAACTGCTTTAGTGTGTCCTTTTGTACCCAAAATggacctgctgctgctgtaacCTGAAGGAGGTACTTCCACTTTTTTCTCTCCTTGCCAACCCTTTGAAATTTCGCTAATTAATTTGTTGCATTATCCATTGTTTCAGACGCTGCAGGGCTCTGTAGATGCACCATTAAGTACCTCACcctctctgtctttctctctctctctctctccgtcttTCTGTGTGCTTTTCAGGTTACACGCATATTTCGGAATCGCAGGGGACATTCCTCCTGTGGATGCGGCGTGCTATGTGCCACACATGCCTTGTGTACGCGTTTGTGTGGGGGCGTGGCCATGCCATCAAAGTGCATGCAAAATACGTGACACGCATATTGAAAAGTCGTCGGACTATTTATTTTTAGTATACAAAAAAGCAGCGCCAACTTTTTCTGTTCCATCGTTTTTTTTGCtttgcagaaaacttttccGTAAAGGTGTGGCATGCAACAGCGCCAGAAGCAGCACTCTTAGTAGGGATGCTGATGCTCCTTTTAGACCCGTCCATTCTTTTACACAAGGGAACTTTTCACCCAacgaaatttatatttattataataTCATCCAAAGATATTAAATAAGATGAAATATTGGTTTAATTTTGAGCTGCGCAGGAATCCTGCAAAGGTTACACTGAAAAAACAGAGTCCTCCTCCATATTGGCATTTCCATTCTGGCGTTACGTTCGTAcgaaaaaatgtaaaaaaaagagTGAAAAAGTCAAAATTTTAAAAAGAAAAGTATTCTTATTTGCATAGTAATTTTAAACTCTGCATACTCTAAACATTCAGCAATCCCTTTCATCCACTCACATCCCCAAACAATGTTTTTGTCATGCATTATTCAAAGACAATTTCTGATTCATGCAACAATGCCACCAATGAGACAAAAATTCATTTCAGGACGGACCGATTAGGGAGCCTACATTTCTACAGCCTACATTTCTACGAAAAATTGATGGCTTATATGGAGTCCATTGAAAATGCAATTATGCAGCGCAACGCTGATAAATATCACTGAAGGGGAATGCAAAACAGGACACAGTTTAGCACCTCCTGTGATGACCATAAAAATGTTGCAATTTTCCATAGTACACATATTTGCCTTTTGGCCAGGGCCCAAAATATACACCAAAGCATACGAAAATGTGGAAAAAAACGAATGCCCAAGGCCGTAAATAAACGAAGtggcagagagacagagagttCCCTGCCACAAAAGCCGAAAACCTCACTGCGAATGTGAGGGTTCCTTGGAATTTTCATTTGTTGTCTAAAGTTTTCGCTTGGTTTGAAACTGCATGCCACCATTCCATGCCCCTCACCATCACGTGCCCTTTTCTTTCAGCCCCAATTTGTCGCCTCTCGTTCTGCAGTTGTCGCTTCATTTTCGGTTTGCAGTGTTTTagaaaatactcgtactctcCTGTTGACAGAACATTTTTATGCGAATTTCCACTGCGTATAAAATGTAAAAAATGTATGCAAGTTTTCTCCCCTAGAAAAGCTTTAAAATGGTGCAGAATTTCAAGGCAAAATTTAAGTTATTCATCGGATCAGTCAGAGtttgttatatttattaattaatacCAATTAAATGCACGAGAGATTCAGGTTGTTTAACGACTACTCCTACTGTTCTCCCCGCTAACAGTTCCCTCTCAGAGCCAATTAGTCCGATCCGATTGAACCGATAATCAATGGGGTGTATATATAGGTGAGATCTGGTTTAACCCAACAGTTACTCCGCTACGCTGTCCATATTCATTCTAAATATTGGAAATGTTGCATGTTTCTATCGTTATATCACTTCTACTGGTAGCCCTCACAGAGGTAGGACTCTCTCTATAGAATACGCATCTGTACATTCAACTAAAACAATCTACAATAGAGTCTGCCCACCGCTCTAGATGAATCCGATTTGATGAACGAATGCCTATACTTCAGTCACATCACCGTAGAGGAGTTACAGGCACAGATGAACATCAGCAGCTCCGAGGAGGATCTGGAGAATCTGGATAGGAAATACAAGTGCTTTGCCCACTGTCTGGTTGCGAGAGCCAACCTTCTGGACAGCCGCGGTCGTGTGGATGTAGTCAAAATCGATGAGCTTGAGCCCCTCACGGATGAGCATCGTCAAGCGCTCGAAAACTGCAAAAGAGCGCACGATGATGAGCCCGATAACTGCGAATATGCCTTCAGTATGTTCCTCTGCTTATCGGATTACCTGGAGGCAAGTGATGAGGTAGATGAAGAGCAGGAAAAAGACAACGATTTAAATGAATAATGCAACAGAAAAATATAACTGGTTTTGAGCAACTCTTTGGAATCGGGAAGTGTTTTTCTCTCATCGGGGGGCCTACGAATCAGTTATATTTTAGCCATGTTCCCCAGCAGACTGCTCGCATTGATCTTGGCTCTAATTATATGCCTTAATCAGGTGGGTAAATATAGTAAATGGGGAGCATGAGCAACAGTCTTTGCCTAATGCCGCCATCCCTTTAACTTCTTCGATGTGGGACTGCAGGACTGCAGTAATGTCTAATGCTCAACAGCCTCACCAACGAGGAGTTCGAGGCGTTCAAGAGCTTGGGCAATATGAAGAATCTGCTGAATGAATCGCGAGTGGAGTGTGATTCGGTGTGCAACAGGAGAGACAGCGATTTCGATCAGCCGCTGCATGGAGGTGGGGTTTACAGCGTCGCCTGAAGCAGAACACTGTGCCTATGCCTTTCATTTGGTGATGTGTGTTCACAAGGCAGATCATCTCATCATTGATTatgacgaggaagaggagcaTGTGGAATATGTGCAGGATGGAGACGACAACGATATAGCCACCACTCAAGAGAGTTCAGAAAAAGAGGGCAGTAATTAATAAGCGTGGGGATTTGTCGGGCATCTAATTTGCATAACTAGATGGAATTACAGTGCACGTTTgaatcaaatcaaatcgaatcgaatcgggCATCAAACTAATTACATTTCCAGCCCCCTTCACACAATGCTGTGAGGGGCATCCGTTGTGTGGGTATATACTCTATTTACTATACTATTTAttagatatatatatctacAAGATTTTTGTCTATACATAGATACACCTCTTAATCGATCGTTGGATGCAGGACTTGGGATTCAGGTTTGCTATGAGGCCACCCCTGCATCTCCCGCTCCCTTTCGGTAGCAGGAAAAAACATATTTCCTTACACAATGCGATTCCGTTACAGTTTTCCACGCGCTTTTCCTCACTCTCTCAGGCATTgagtgtttgtttgtttgtttctttCTGTGTTTCTGTAGTTCTCTTTCTGTTGCGCCGCTTTTTCTTTTGTGCCCGCAGCAGGCGGCAGAATGCAGCGGAAGTTGTCATGTTGTATTGTTGCAGCCGCTGCAGCTGCTATTGTTGTTACACGGGAGGTGTGGAAAGAAAAGACGAGCCACACACTTGACTGGCTCTGACGCTTGCCTCTCCCACCCCTTCCTATCCTTTTTTCGATTGTCAGTTCAACTTTTTCCgcttgccacacacacacacacacacgagcaCACTTCCCGAAAGGCGTGGCACATTAGTGGGGCAGGCagacgaaaaaaaaggagacCATGATTGTCAACACGCACCAACGATTCCGCGCTTCCACCGCCTCCTCCGCAGTAGCGGCAGAAGGGGGTATGAGTAATATGTCTGACTCCTGTTTCTGAATCCTGGCgctggctctgcctctggctcCTCTGCCATGTCAACATGCAAAACAACAATGGGGCGGAAGTGCATTGTAAACGTGGCATGAACCCCACATTGAGATCCCCCTGCACCCCGCGTTTGACTGAATGAGGAACGCTCTGGGCCTGTGGCTGtggactggggctggggctgcaattataatttttataaatcGACGGATGTTCGGAAAACATACGTGCAAATCGTTTTCTGGCATCCCAAAAAAGAGAGCAGCCTTCAGGCCAATGAGAAAATGTCTTGAAAAAATGGGAAAAATATACGACAGCTGTAGGGCAGAAGGAAAGTTAAGGGAAAGTAGtgaaaagaatatatatgaaAATCATACGTACCTTGCTTTTCCAATTTAGATACGTTCTCGTCATTGCGAGAATTATAAGAAAATTaaggtacatacatacatactatacATATCTGATTATCGGTTATGATTTTTgattatcgggtataaaaaacaagTCGCTTAGATTTTTCTCGATTTATATAGAAACGGCAACTACCACTACCAATTCTGGACATGGTAGTATTTTATGGTatattttaggaaatgtttgGTATCTCTAGTATCTTTGGTTATTCATATAGATATGGATAACCGATACCAGATATCCCTCGACAAAAAATACACCCTTGGTACTCTCTCGAATACCCCACATGTACACAAGTTGTAGATTTTGGTATATctataagcaattttcttttattttatgtacatattttcCGATCAAAAGTTTTCGCTTCATATTTTTCGCTGCCACCAAACAAAAGCAGCTGCTCCTGCAAGTGCACCTCCCTCTGGCTGTCTTCCCCCTCATGTGAAAATCTAATCACGCGGCACTACTTCCTCCCACCCGCTCTCTCAGgtcccacacacacatgtcAGAAATTAAATTCAGGGAAAAAACTTACACTATGCTGCATACTTTGGCAGCAACTACCAATAAAGTGCCTCGAAACGGGGTGAACTGGGAAAAGAAGAAGCTCAACTTTTTCCCACTGAGGGCCCCGCTCGACCCCCTTCGTCCTGCCGAAAAGCGTTTCAGCTTGAGCTGCAGTTTCAGCTTCAGTTTCAGTTGCAGCTTGAGCTTATGCTCTGGCTGTTGCTTCGACGACCTCTCCACGGGTCTCGCCTCTCTCCTTCCTTGGATCCAAAAGCACGCTTATCAAAAGGCACGcagaaacacaaacacacagggCACTGACATGCATTCAAAGAACGTGGCACCAGGGGCAAGAGGAACGTCAAAGGGTGGAAAATTCACGGGTAAGTTTTCAGAGAGGGCGTGGCAATGGGGAAAAGCAAAGACAAGGCGCCAAAGCGAAACGCGTAAGTTTTTTCCCGTCTTCTTTCCAGTTTTTCCTGCAGCATCTCCGCAAAAAACTCTCTTGTTGCAAGTTCTGCATATGACTGCAGGCACGTCTCACCACCCCACCTCTCTCGAAGGGGACGAATGTAAGTTGATTTATGCCACTTTGTATACCCTGCACCATGCGTATCCCTGTGTGTCTGTTGCATAAATGATTTATGGCCAGCTCCCGCGACAGTTTCGTTTCGCTTTCGTTTGCAGAGTGCGCAACAACAGCGGGGTGGACAGAGGAGGGACTGTGTGACTGagtgccacaaagaagtgCAAAGGAGAGAAAACACCAGAGGAGACAATGGAAACACTGtcgcaaaaataaataattataattgtGTGCCTTTTCCCCTCATTCATGGATAGCGGTACTCTTCTAGAGGGTACCTTAAAGTTGATCAGTGGAAGGGTAACGATTAAAATATACATTTGTACTCTATTTCCAAGATGTGGCCATATCTCCTTGATTCCTCAGATCCTTCCTTTTTTGGTGTCTTTTGTATTTGATAGATCATGGAGTGCATCACAGCTTCTTCATTCGCTTCTTCGGATTTGTATCTTTGGGCTTTCCGCAGAAGGTGTGTGTGACCAGTAATAAgcttaataaatatttaaccCGAGTGTGGCATGCCAGACAGTCCATGAAAATGCGGGTAATTGAAACTCCATTCACGCTCTGGAAAAGATAAAAAGCAGCATCAGGTGTGGGTGAAGGACAGCTCCTGAAAATGTGTCAATTACTCAAGGAGCACCGTTCTGGCCTCGACAATTGACCCAAAATGAAATCCAGGCCCCCTCCAACCTCCCTAGGGCCCGCGCCTCCTTCACAAAACTTTTGAGCTTCCTGCCAGAGCTGTACCAAAAATCTTTTTCTTGGCTTCCTTGCCGCAGTTTTTGCCCATCTTTAGAATTTCAAAAGCGAAACAGGAAACGGGAAGTGCGCCTCATGCAACATTTATGGAAGCCACATGAAACATGAAACAGAAGAAGAAACAagaaggaaaaggaaaagttGACGCGTAAAAATGGTCACAAAGTGTAAATGGAAAATACAATTTAAATGCAGCCACAGAGAGAGACgagatttaattaaattttctcCCCTTTCCCCCAGCACAAAAATAAACCACAAATAACTAAATACTACAGATATTTACGGATATATCCCcacaaagagaaagagagagagatagagaggtGGACGTGTTTTcataaatatttgaaaaatCTTTTGGCCATAAATCATGTCGCTTAAATTGCATGCATAATTTGTGCAGTCCAAAATTTTAGTAAACAAAAATCCTACATCGGACATCCCACAGCCCATTTCTAGCACTCATCTGTCAATTGATTCTCGCCCCTCCGTTTGCCCCTTGCCGATTGGCAAACAAGAAAAATATCATCCAGTGGCAGTGCTGAAATTTTGCATTCGAATTTTCCTCTCGATTTTTGCCAGACATTTTCCTCAAGGAATTTCGTTtttttgccaaatatcgaaTCATGAGGTATTATCCTAAATCGAAAGTGAAAGATTTTCGAAAATCAATTGAGTTTCGGTCCTGTCCGAAATGTGTAATTGACAAACAAATATTGCATTTTCTTGAACAAATTTGGACACAGATTTCGATTTGGTTTCTGTTTTCCATTTATCGTTTGCTGTTTGGGTCTGAAAATGTAGTTTAAGAAAGAATTTAATAAGAGTGGAGCACTTAAAGAGATGTGCATTTAATAGATCTCCTTTTATTCTTCCAATCTGTACCCGTGATTTCATTTTTGACTTAAATATGCCCTTTGATGGGACGGCAATCTGTTTCTATAAATATTTCCACCAGTAGAATATTTAATACAAAAACCAATAAACGTTAAAAGCATTTTTCGGTTGGTTGCTACAGGGAACGAGAGGTAAGGGAAGGGAGTACCATAGGCCACCTGCCCATCCAGGGTTGACCCCAAAAACCAGGGCTCAAACCACGATCTCGGCCGCTTCCGGGGTCCAGGGCCTTTCGATCCGTTTCGACCTGCTTTTCCCTGCCATTAAATGCATTTAAATGTGTGTTTCATCATAATTATGCAATATGCAAACATGACTGCTGCCTCTCCCtcttcctctgcctctcctCCTGCCGTGATCCACTGTCTTTCTCCTGCTCCTGTGGGGTCCAGCCATATGGCCATGTCGTGTGTTTTCCGGTAGCTTAAGTGCTTTAATGGCTTTAATTATGTTGCATGCAATTATTGTCGCATGTCTGGTTTCCAGTGTCGTGTATGTGTCCTATGTGCAGCAATGATCATTATCGGCGGCAGCAGTAGCAACATCATTATCCAGCCAGGATGCAAATGCAacaaaaattatttaattaataaATGAAAAACAGAATGGATGGGGCCACAGCCGCatgatgtatgtatgtatcggAAGGCGTAGACTGATGTGGCTCGGGGGACATGAAGCATGGAGCAGCTCGAACTCTGCTTCTCGCCTTTGAGCATTAAATTCAATCGCTAAATTATGCAAAATATGTCGCAACTGCGACAATCTGTAGACGAATCTGACACCCCAAAAGAATTGAACGGATTTCTGGGACACCCCATATGCACCACGTTACGTATACGCAATGCTGGATGGACCTGtctgcgcgtgtgtgtgtgcgtaaaGAGAGCGCCGAGTTCATCGATGACGATTTTACTGCAGTTCCGCTGCTGATGTCGTCTGTTGCCTAGTTTTGGCGTAGATGCAGAACAAAAAgaaacacacaaaacacacacatctATCGACTAGGAAATACCCTCGGATCGAAATATCCAAGAAAAGCACTCCCGAAATTAGTGTAAGGTGCTGTTAATTTTCGTTCAAGAAATGCTTTCCTCGGAAGTCGGAAATCTGTTCTGATATCCATTCCAAACGTGTTTCTTTGATCTGCAAATACAGGGTAGCACACAAAGtacacagagagagggagagagagcgataGGTAGAGGCAGAGATGCGACGTTTAAAGAGGGGAACCATAAAGCCAacccacaacaacaacaaattcgTGGAGCGGCGGCCTCGGCTTTTTCCATCTCTGCCTCTCTCCATGTTTCTCTGGCTTTCCCCGCACCGCGCCACGCCGCTTTCCATGGCCTATTTGCAGGGGCACCTTTCTGCTTCGCTTAGCCGTCACATTGCCCCCGTTTTTTGCGTACTAGTACTCGTATTTCGCGGACGTGACAAACGCAATCAGCGTCAGTCGTCAGTCATATGTGTAAAAATGTTTTCCGCCGTATGGCTACTGAGTTTTGCATGGAAAttgcttcggagatggagagATGGAATCGGGAGAAAGAGGGAACGAGTAGCAGATGAAAGTCAACGGAATGGGCATTGCTATGATCTGCTATAACTCTTTCTGAAAAGGAAACTCTCTTTTCGCTGGGAAAAGCAATTATCGTTTCTCCCCAAGCTCCTCTGCAGAAATAAATCACACATTATCGTTTTCCATCCatggaaatatatatttccatattttaaacacACAATTCATTTGACTTGTTTTTCCTATAGGGTTGAAGTTATATTCTTTTGTCATCAGGTCATTAGGCCTTCCATTCAGGCGAAACTTAATTGGCACTTCCATTCCAGCAAATATCACTTAAGTTTTCAACTCCTTTCTGCAGTCCCACTCCCGTGTTGTTCCCTATCTCTTAACCCTTAACCCATTCACAGAGCCCTGACTTCCATTTGGCCACAGAAGTCGCACAGAAGTGAGTTAATTAAAGTTGTACAGGAAAGCAGTAGTCGCAGAAGGAAAAAGGAGCATAAGCCTGGAAAAAGGCTCACACATGCATGAGGAGTGTACGGGAGGGCTGTGGCCAGAACagagcaaaagcaaaaggcCAAAACAAATTGCCAAAGTCaaagcaaagcagcagcaacaccaggCACTGGAACAGCAGTCTCTTTTTTTCATTGGGGGTTTTACGGGGGCCAAATGGCAATTTATAAAATCCTTTCAAGTGTCGAAAATCAGTAATTGTAGTcaaagtgcaaattgattgccacactctctctctctctctctctctctctctctgtcacacactctttctctgtccctgtcccttTCGGTGCATTGCCGAAGAATCAGTGTGTGGCAGGCAGTACCAGCGGTAGTGGCAGACCCATGTTTTATTGAGTGTAATTTGTAGTTGCAAATTAATGGCCGCACTTCtcttttaattaaaatgcaGCAAAAGGAGAAGTAGAAGAAACAAGAACACGACAGGAAAGCTGGCCCGAATAAAGGATACCCAGCAAGTGCAGTTGGTGGACGGAATACTTTTAGTACAAAAAAAACTGACTGTAGGTCGCGCCCTCGACTTATATTACGATCAATTACTCCAGCAATCGATGTTTTCCCATTTGAAAACAGTACCTCCATATAAATTTCTTTAGTCCGAAAATGATAAACATTTCCTTTAAACACAAGCTGCATAAAACGATCCAAGGACTCTCTGTTTCCCAAAAAGGACATCATAATAAATTTTCTGGTGAATTCCTTGCAGCTGTACACAATTTCTAGTGCTAAGGAGACACTCCTTTCGGTCCTTTTTGGTTCgtttggtgtgtgtgtgtgtgtgtgcgttgtCTGTGTTCTTAGGTGGAGTCCAGGCTAAGTAACTGAATTCCCAGGACTTTGTGTGGGAGGGGGCGACAGTGACAACTCCATCTGTACAGAGAGTCTTATGTTGCCTCTAGGATTTCCCTTTGACTGCATTATCTCTATTCTTTCTATATCTCTGGCTTTGTGTGTGCGTTCCGTTCCAGTCCTTTTACACGAAGACTTCATAACCTCCAAATCGTGCCCCCCCGTCTTATCTCTTTTGTTTGTGGCTCAGGTGCGTGGACACAGGATACACAGTCCCCTCCATCAAGTTGCATTCCTCTGCTGCGCTGTTGCCTGTTGCATGGCATGCCGCTTTAACCGGACGCAACAACCGACAAAAACTTTGAATAAATTTGCGCCATTTGACAGCGGCAGCAATATGTATGCAAGGACGGGGTATCATCAATTTTGGTTTGAGAGACTCATCAATAAAAcataacagcagcaaatggAGACACATGCAACATCCCCCCACAAGCCACACGCCAAATGCGACTACTCGTATGTCAAGGTCCTGGCTACTGCTGCAATTGCTACTGAAATGATAGGAGCCGCAAACAAAAGCTTCGCCAGCTAATTTTTTTTGAGAGGCAAAAACTTTAATGCTGACT
It encodes the following:
- the LOC108158380 gene encoding general odorant-binding protein 57c, whose amino-acid sequence is MLHVSIVISLLLVALTESLPTALDESDLMNECLYFSHITVEELQAQMNISSSEEDLENLDRKYKCFAHCLVARANLLDSRGRVDVVKIDELEPLTDEHRQALENCKRAHDDEPDNCEYAFSMFLCLSDYLEASDEVDEEQEKDNDLNE